From Streptomyces sp. Edi4, one genomic window encodes:
- a CDS encoding DUF2075 domain-containing protein: MLLQLSASELGQLIVGSPGSANTPLAERLIDEYSQRRGTPPSQGEVTSWNNSIPVVVRSLLDCGLDEVEVQIEVGLPHTNCAVDLVLCGQHPGTGADSYLAIELKQVRHATVDPACPIAVDLGFGDGKNKLHPVRQVQRYCEYMVRYLSHLHGQDRLTGVALLHNARDADVEALFELPETEHGFLYTLDDLARFRRVLTSKFAAASGRRAARALEKCRRKPLLKVIDVARERSVVGGGLTLLDEQYVAVDRITRHLEKTARFSSFDVGLFYDPDRAHSPAPDPSPKRVYILRGGPGSGKSAVALELQRALGLKGRETVLASGSHAYTETLRQIMLSTARQGQVAHKRRAANRLYQYFNSFTDTPPDSIDVLICDEAHRMRRSSTHQWMPKELRDDDRPQATEVIRAAKVPIFLLDDHQSIRPDEVGTADYLKKLAEENGCRVEVTDLEGTFRAGGSKRYQRWVQQLLGLDTSDPVGWRPDGRMALTVADSPKEMEEFIRAQGLAGATARITAGFCWPWSNPTGTQLVDDVVIGDWRMPWNVKPRHKVPHAPVADLWSTDARGIDQVGCVYTAQTFEYDWNGVIIGPDLLFRDGKFTVNGAASRDPAFRGLVDVDDAIVTRCVRNAYHVLLTRGVIGTVVYAVDPETHNALRRLIPGAIGMQHYDGAQPRLTTEGSQLPPAHRRRHGYP, translated from the coding sequence GTGCTCCTGCAACTGTCCGCGTCCGAACTCGGTCAACTCATCGTTGGTTCACCCGGATCCGCGAACACTCCGCTCGCTGAGCGCCTGATCGACGAGTACTCCCAGCGCCGGGGAACCCCGCCGAGCCAGGGCGAAGTCACGTCCTGGAACAACAGCATCCCCGTCGTGGTCAGGTCCCTCCTGGACTGTGGGCTCGACGAAGTGGAAGTCCAGATCGAGGTCGGCCTGCCTCATACGAACTGCGCCGTCGATCTCGTGCTGTGCGGCCAGCACCCGGGCACGGGAGCCGACTCGTACCTCGCGATCGAACTCAAACAAGTACGGCACGCCACAGTCGACCCCGCATGTCCGATCGCCGTCGATCTCGGGTTCGGCGACGGGAAGAACAAGTTGCACCCGGTGCGGCAGGTTCAGCGCTACTGCGAGTACATGGTGCGTTATCTATCCCATCTTCACGGGCAGGACCGGCTGACGGGCGTGGCATTGCTCCACAACGCGAGGGACGCCGACGTGGAGGCCCTGTTCGAACTACCCGAGACCGAACACGGCTTCCTCTATACGCTCGACGACCTGGCCCGGTTCCGGCGAGTCCTCACGTCGAAGTTCGCCGCCGCATCCGGGAGGCGGGCCGCACGCGCTCTGGAGAAGTGCCGGCGCAAGCCTCTGCTCAAGGTGATCGACGTGGCGCGGGAGCGATCCGTCGTGGGAGGAGGCCTCACGCTCCTCGACGAGCAGTACGTCGCCGTCGACCGGATCACCCGGCACCTCGAGAAGACCGCGCGGTTCAGCAGCTTTGACGTGGGACTGTTCTACGATCCCGACCGCGCCCACAGCCCTGCTCCGGACCCGTCGCCGAAGCGCGTCTACATCCTGCGCGGCGGTCCCGGCAGCGGGAAGAGCGCCGTCGCGCTGGAATTGCAGCGCGCGCTCGGACTCAAGGGTCGGGAAACCGTCCTGGCGAGCGGATCCCACGCGTACACGGAGACCCTGCGCCAGATCATGCTGAGCACCGCACGCCAGGGGCAAGTAGCACACAAACGCCGCGCGGCGAACAGGCTCTACCAGTACTTCAACAGCTTCACCGACACCCCGCCGGACAGCATTGATGTCCTGATTTGCGATGAAGCGCACCGCATGCGACGCAGTTCGACGCACCAGTGGATGCCGAAGGAACTCCGGGACGACGACCGCCCCCAAGCCACCGAGGTGATCAGGGCCGCCAAAGTGCCTATCTTCCTGCTCGACGATCATCAGTCGATCCGCCCGGATGAAGTGGGCACGGCCGACTACCTCAAGAAGCTGGCTGAAGAAAACGGCTGCCGAGTGGAGGTGACAGATCTGGAGGGCACGTTCCGGGCCGGCGGCAGCAAACGGTACCAACGCTGGGTACAACAGCTGTTGGGGCTGGACACGTCCGACCCGGTGGGTTGGCGCCCGGACGGACGGATGGCGCTCACGGTCGCCGACTCCCCCAAGGAGATGGAGGAGTTCATCCGGGCACAGGGACTGGCGGGAGCCACGGCTCGCATCACCGCGGGCTTCTGCTGGCCATGGAGCAACCCGACCGGTACGCAGCTGGTCGATGACGTCGTCATCGGGGACTGGCGCATGCCTTGGAATGTGAAGCCGAGACACAAGGTCCCGCACGCACCCGTGGCGGACCTTTGGTCGACCGATGCCCGCGGCATTGATCAAGTCGGGTGCGTCTACACGGCACAGACCTTCGAGTACGACTGGAATGGCGTCATCATCGGCCCCGACCTCTTGTTCCGTGACGGGAAATTCACGGTGAACGGGGCTGCCTCCCGCGACCCCGCTTTCCGTGGTCTGGTAGACGTCGACGACGCGATCGTCACCCGATGTGTCCGAAACGCGTACCACGTGCTCCTCACCCGCGGCGTGATCGGCACAGTCGTCTACGCGGTTGACCCGGAAACCCACAACGCGTTGCGCAGGCTCATCCCGGGTGCCATCGGCATGCAGCACTACGACGGCGCCCAGCCGCGGCTCACCACCGAGGGATCACAGCTGCCCCCTGCTCACCGCAGACGTCACGGGTACCCTTGA
- a CDS encoding DUF6408 family protein — MAAVEHTPKRRIWVRDVLVGIVVSLGSNLICALTQAVVHRLG, encoded by the coding sequence ATGGCTGCCGTCGAGCACACGCCCAAGCGCCGCATCTGGGTCCGCGATGTCCTGGTGGGCATCGTGGTGAGCCTCGGCTCAAACTTGATCTGCGCGTTGACGCAGGCTGTGGTGCACCGCCTCGGCTGA
- a CDS encoding winged helix-turn-helix domain-containing protein, whose product MTSEELLAVLAAVGHAQRLRVIAELSEGRMYVSELARRLGMSRPLLYMHLERLEKAGLVLGSLELSEDGKALKYFELTPFDLRVNVATILAAVAEDTERTPPPEPAPAPDPAPAPAPAPAPKKKRT is encoded by the coding sequence ATGACCAGCGAGGAGCTACTGGCCGTACTGGCCGCGGTCGGCCACGCCCAGCGCCTGCGGGTCATCGCCGAGCTCTCCGAGGGCCGCATGTACGTCAGCGAACTGGCCCGCCGCCTCGGCATGTCACGCCCCCTGCTCTACATGCACCTGGAGCGCCTGGAGAAGGCCGGCCTCGTGCTCGGCAGCCTGGAGCTCTCCGAGGACGGCAAGGCGCTGAAGTACTTCGAACTGACCCCGTTCGACCTGCGCGTGAACGTAGCCACGATCCTGGCGGCCGTGGCCGAGGACACCGAGCGAACCCCGCCGCCCGAGCCGGCCCCGGCCCCGGACCCCGCCCCTGCGCCCGCGCCCGCGCCCGCGCCGAAGAAGAAGCGCACCTGA
- a CDS encoding MMPL family transporter: MKRQPITVRVASWSARHPGRAIAGWFVFVALCLAIGGAVGTVNAGDKDYWVGEAGRAEAIATEGNLQHRPAERIMITEKSGAEPGANAMNAARDVVERMRRLPEVDHVAAPVRSANGTMLMVEVTMKAKRLEAQRHIQPLLDQSAEVQRKNPDLKVEEAGEASVSKGLDTSRDDDLAASEKITFPITLITLLVVFGSLIMVGVPLLLAVSSIAAAMGLSELISHLVPDAGVGKSVILLIGMAVGVDYTLFYLKRERDERATAQGRLSPEALVGIAAATSGRAIAVSGLAVALSTATLFLATDIVFTSLAVSTIVVVLVAVLSSMTALPALLVLIGRRLDRKASRAARRGRPAGRRAPGGTGRVWTALLRPAKNRPVATLLISVLVMAGLTVPALGMHLRVLNLATHSRAIPELKTYDRLNAAFPDLLAEHWVMVRDNNPGERSEVRTALNELAAKAQADPMFAKKPPRLATTPDGRISVMTLSVPFSLNSSQAHDSLTELRHSYLPQTLGKVPGAEFAVSGPVAQDADYLAHQNDKLPVVVGFLLLLTFVLTLFVFGSATIAALGVLLNLLSVGASFGLVVVFFQWGLASTVFGFEDGATHAIGSRVPLFLFVILFGLSMDYQVFVVSRIKEAALRGVPTRQAVIDGIGHSAKVVTSAAVVMVTVFASFMFLHLAEMKQIGFSLAVAVLLDAFVIRVMILPAALMLLGDASWWPSRAVRRAQRDARSAPAGPAPAHQPPAPTYH; this comes from the coding sequence GTGAAGAGACAGCCAATCACCGTGAGGGTGGCGAGCTGGAGCGCCCGGCATCCGGGACGGGCCATCGCCGGGTGGTTCGTGTTCGTCGCCCTGTGCCTCGCCATCGGCGGCGCGGTCGGCACGGTCAACGCAGGCGACAAGGACTACTGGGTCGGCGAGGCCGGCCGGGCCGAGGCCATCGCCACGGAGGGCAACCTCCAGCACAGGCCCGCCGAACGGATCATGATCACCGAGAAGTCCGGCGCGGAACCCGGGGCGAACGCGATGAACGCCGCGCGGGACGTGGTCGAGCGGATGCGGCGGCTGCCCGAGGTCGACCACGTCGCGGCCCCGGTGCGCTCGGCCAACGGCACGATGCTCATGGTCGAAGTGACCATGAAAGCCAAGCGGCTTGAGGCCCAGCGGCACATCCAGCCGCTGCTCGACCAGAGCGCCGAGGTCCAGCGGAAGAACCCGGATCTGAAGGTCGAGGAGGCCGGCGAGGCCTCGGTCTCCAAGGGGCTCGACACCTCGCGCGACGACGACCTCGCGGCGTCGGAGAAGATCACCTTCCCCATCACCCTGATCACCCTGCTGGTCGTGTTCGGCTCGCTGATCATGGTCGGGGTGCCGCTGCTGCTCGCGGTCTCCTCGATCGCCGCCGCCATGGGCCTGTCCGAGCTGATCTCGCACCTGGTGCCCGACGCGGGGGTCGGCAAGAGCGTCATCCTGCTGATCGGCATGGCAGTCGGCGTCGACTACACGCTCTTCTACCTCAAGCGGGAGCGCGACGAACGCGCCACGGCGCAGGGCCGGCTGAGTCCTGAGGCCCTGGTGGGGATCGCCGCCGCGACCTCGGGCCGGGCGATCGCCGTCTCCGGCCTCGCGGTCGCCCTGTCCACCGCCACCCTCTTCCTGGCCACCGACATCGTCTTCACCTCGCTGGCCGTCTCGACCATCGTGGTCGTCCTGGTCGCCGTCCTCAGTTCCATGACCGCGCTGCCCGCCCTGCTCGTCCTGATCGGCCGGCGCCTGGACCGCAAGGCGTCCCGGGCGGCGCGGCGCGGCCGGCCTGCCGGGCGGCGGGCGCCCGGCGGAACGGGCCGGGTGTGGACCGCGCTGCTCCGGCCGGCCAAGAACCGTCCGGTGGCCACCCTGCTCATCTCGGTGCTGGTCATGGCGGGCCTCACGGTCCCCGCGCTCGGCATGCACCTGCGGGTCCTGAACCTGGCCACCCACTCCCGGGCCATCCCGGAGCTGAAGACCTACGACCGTCTCAACGCGGCCTTCCCCGACCTGCTGGCCGAGCACTGGGTGATGGTGCGCGACAACAACCCCGGTGAGCGGAGCGAGGTGCGGACGGCCCTGAACGAGCTGGCCGCCAAGGCGCAGGCCGACCCGATGTTCGCCAAGAAGCCGCCCCGCCTGGCGACCACCCCCGACGGCCGGATCAGCGTCATGACCCTGTCCGTGCCGTTCAGCCTGAACTCGTCCCAGGCGCACGACTCACTGACGGAACTGCGCCACAGCTATCTGCCCCAGACGCTCGGGAAGGTGCCGGGTGCCGAGTTCGCGGTCAGCGGTCCGGTCGCCCAGGATGCCGACTATCTCGCCCATCAGAACGACAAGCTGCCCGTCGTCGTCGGGTTCCTGCTCCTGCTGACCTTCGTTCTGACCCTGTTCGTCTTCGGCTCGGCCACCATCGCGGCGCTCGGCGTGCTGCTCAACCTGCTGTCCGTCGGCGCCTCGTTCGGTTTGGTCGTCGTCTTCTTCCAATGGGGTCTGGCGTCCACGGTGTTCGGCTTCGAGGACGGCGCCACGCACGCGATCGGATCCCGGGTCCCGCTGTTCCTCTTCGTGATCCTCTTCGGGCTTTCGATGGACTACCAGGTCTTCGTCGTCAGCCGCATCAAGGAGGCGGCGCTGCGCGGGGTGCCCACCCGGCAGGCGGTGATCGACGGCATCGGGCACTCGGCCAAGGTGGTCACCAGCGCGGCGGTCGTCATGGTGACGGTGTTCGCAAGCTTCATGTTCCTGCACCTGGCCGAGATGAAGCAGATCGGCTTCAGCCTCGCGGTGGCGGTGCTCCTGGACGCCTTCGTCATCCGCGTCATGATCCTGCCCGCCGCCCTGATGCTGCTCGGCGACGCCAGCTGGTGGCCCTCGCGCGCGGTGCGCCGTGCCCAGCGGGACGCCCGGTCCGCGCCGGCCGGCCCCGCACCGGCCCACCAGCCGCCGGCCCCGACCTACCACTGA
- a CDS encoding sensor domain-containing protein — translation MSAPSPSRYRGGPCSARRLRVHRHPVRMLLSPAPWCATGYLLSYLVAGPALFAVAATALVLGVVFAQFTLTVALTVGSAWVVRCCAQVERGRAVLVDEPVPYAYRAPVKPGLVGQFTARCGDPVTFRDLACLVLLFPFLLLLDLVTLVVWLVLLAGVSLPLWFWSLNWRQSDGSWITGVWIGGPDEGAPGFWIAGWPATLVTAACCLALLLYACYGVVAAARLHLRVARALLRPPRDPLARARAVLAGPGPLARVSPRCAAGSRPT, via the coding sequence ATGAGCGCGCCTTCGCCGAGCCGGTACCGGGGCGGCCCTTGCTCCGCCCGGCGGCTGCGCGTCCACCGCCATCCCGTACGGATGCTGCTCTCGCCCGCGCCCTGGTGCGCGACGGGCTATCTGCTCAGCTATCTGGTCGCGGGGCCGGCCCTGTTCGCCGTGGCCGCCACCGCCCTGGTGCTAGGTGTGGTGTTCGCCCAGTTCACCCTCACCGTGGCGCTGACGGTCGGCTCGGCGTGGGTCGTGCGCTGCTGCGCGCAGGTCGAGCGGGGACGCGCGGTGCTGGTCGACGAGCCGGTTCCGTACGCCTATCGAGCCCCCGTGAAGCCGGGCCTCGTCGGGCAGTTCACGGCGCGCTGCGGCGACCCGGTGACCTTCCGCGACCTCGCCTGTCTGGTGCTGCTCTTCCCGTTCCTGCTGCTGCTCGACCTCGTCACGCTCGTGGTGTGGCTGGTGCTCCTGGCCGGCGTCTCGCTGCCGCTGTGGTTCTGGAGCCTCAACTGGCGTCAGAGCGACGGCAGTTGGATCACCGGGGTGTGGATCGGAGGGCCCGACGAGGGTGCCCCCGGGTTCTGGATCGCCGGCTGGCCCGCCACGCTCGTCACCGCCGCCTGCTGTCTCGCCCTGCTCCTGTACGCCTGCTACGGCGTGGTGGCGGCGGCGCGGCTGCATCTGCGCGTGGCCCGCGCACTGTTGAGGCCGCCGCGCGATCCGCTGGCGCGGGCCAGGGCGGTCCTCGCCGGGCCGGGCCCCCTCGCGCGGGTCAGTCCACGCTGCGCAGCAGGGTCTCGACCGACTTGA
- a CDS encoding carbon-nitrogen hydrolase family protein, with protein sequence MIGSQLPPTPLRIAAAQAQAAPGEIETNAATVARMVRAAGDEGVRVVVFPEKFLSGYEPDLIRADPERCAAHPADPRLEPVAEACLRAGVTAVVGAAVRVGGELRVSAFVIDGSGVVGRYDKQTLFKSERALYAHGPAGATLEVDGWRLGLGICYDSGFPEHARAAALDGCHAYVVGALFSEGNGYHESRIWFPARAFDNTVYAVLANHIGVTGGWRTCGSSAVWGPDGRVVAEGSRTEEQLVVADLLPEQLRAAREAEPMLRDLHDTASAPRALLHTAPPARTVTRVSSNTSASTGS encoded by the coding sequence ATGATCGGATCGCAGCTTCCCCCGACACCCCTTCGCATCGCCGCCGCGCAGGCCCAGGCGGCCCCGGGCGAGATCGAGACCAACGCGGCCACCGTGGCGCGGATGGTGCGGGCCGCCGGGGACGAGGGCGTACGGGTCGTGGTGTTCCCCGAGAAGTTCCTCAGCGGGTACGAGCCGGACCTGATCCGCGCCGACCCCGAGCGCTGCGCGGCGCACCCGGCGGATCCCCGTCTGGAGCCGGTCGCCGAGGCGTGCCTGCGGGCCGGGGTCACCGCGGTCGTCGGGGCCGCCGTGCGGGTCGGCGGTGAGCTGCGGGTGTCCGCCTTCGTCATCGACGGAAGCGGGGTCGTGGGGCGCTACGACAAGCAGACGCTGTTCAAGAGCGAGCGGGCGCTCTACGCACACGGCCCGGCGGGCGCCACCCTCGAAGTGGACGGCTGGCGGCTCGGCCTGGGCATCTGTTACGACTCCGGCTTCCCCGAGCACGCCCGCGCGGCGGCGCTCGACGGCTGCCACGCCTATGTCGTGGGCGCGCTGTTCAGCGAGGGCAACGGCTATCACGAGTCCCGGATCTGGTTCCCGGCGCGGGCCTTCGACAACACCGTCTACGCCGTTCTCGCCAACCACATCGGCGTGACCGGCGGCTGGCGCACCTGCGGGAGCAGCGCGGTGTGGGGGCCCGACGGACGCGTCGTGGCCGAGGGGAGCCGCACGGAGGAGCAACTGGTCGTCGCCGACCTGCTCCCCGAACAGCTGCGCGCGGCACGGGAGGCGGAGCCGATGCTGCGTGACCTGCATGACACGGCTTCGGCGCCCCGCGCCCTGCTGCACACGGCGCCCCCGGCCCGGACCGTCACCCGCGTGAGCTCCAACACGTCCGCTTCCACCGGTAGTTGA
- a CDS encoding DUF4190 domain-containing protein → MAPQAPPMSGLAIASLVTGIVSCVPPLGLILGAFALGKIKREGQRGKGMAVAGMVLSTISVVLVVVSIVTGGLADSWAGFKEGWNSSVGTRSTLDLRKGDCFNVPGGKLEREVVSVQVVPCSDRHDGEVSGSFRLSGGDTYPGTSVISAQADTRCLTLGQEYAMDRWKVPTAADPYYYTPSRESWGFGDHTVTCAFASQGSKLQGSVRNDATSLDADQIAFLRAANAIDSVMDKAPDEDRVEDDVPGFRTWAAKVAVELDVQTGALSAHHWPAGSAAAVQPYIDGLKSAQKEWQQASGATDADTFYQHSAAAAKGQRQSTEITARASLHLATTPPATGGGSEGDGDGGREGVSGGGSGTGGSKSV, encoded by the coding sequence ATGGCCCCGCAGGCCCCGCCGATGAGCGGCCTGGCCATCGCCTCCCTGGTCACCGGCATCGTGAGCTGTGTGCCCCCGCTCGGCCTGATCCTGGGCGCCTTCGCCCTCGGGAAGATCAAGAGGGAGGGGCAGCGCGGCAAGGGCATGGCCGTCGCCGGCATGGTGCTCTCGACGATCAGCGTGGTCCTTGTCGTCGTCTCGATCGTCACGGGCGGACTCGCCGACAGCTGGGCGGGCTTCAAGGAGGGCTGGAACAGCTCCGTCGGCACGCGCAGCACCCTGGACCTGCGCAAGGGGGACTGTTTCAACGTGCCGGGCGGCAAGCTGGAGCGCGAGGTCGTCTCGGTCCAGGTCGTGCCGTGCTCGGACCGGCACGACGGCGAGGTGTCGGGCTCCTTCCGGCTGTCCGGCGGCGACACCTACCCGGGCACGAGCGTGATCTCCGCGCAGGCCGACACGCGCTGCCTCACCCTTGGGCAGGAGTACGCCATGGACCGCTGGAAGGTGCCGACGGCGGCGGATCCGTACTACTACACACCGAGCCGGGAGAGCTGGGGCTTCGGCGACCACACGGTGACCTGCGCGTTCGCCTCGCAGGGCAGCAAGCTCCAGGGCTCGGTGCGCAACGACGCCACCAGCCTCGACGCGGACCAGATCGCCTTCCTGCGGGCGGCCAACGCCATCGACAGCGTCATGGACAAGGCTCCCGACGAGGACCGGGTCGAGGACGACGTGCCCGGGTTCAGGACATGGGCGGCCAAGGTGGCCGTCGAACTCGACGTGCAGACGGGCGCGTTGAGCGCGCACCACTGGCCTGCCGGATCGGCCGCCGCCGTTCAGCCGTACATCGACGGCCTGAAGAGTGCCCAGAAGGAGTGGCAGCAGGCGTCGGGCGCCACCGACGCGGACACCTTCTACCAGCACTCCGCGGCGGCCGCCAAGGGACAGAGGCAGTCGACCGAGATCACCGCCCGCGCCTCGCTCCACCTCGCCACGACCCCGCCCGCCACCGGCGGGGGCTCGGAGGGCGACGGCGACGGCGGTCGCGAGGGTGTCAGCGGCGGCGGTTCCGGAACCGGTGGTTCCAAGAGCGTCTGA
- a CDS encoding GntR family transcriptional regulator, giving the protein MTFGEQPAYLRVASDLREKIVSGSLPPHTRLPSQARIREEYGVSDTVALEARKVLMAEGLVEGRSGSGTYVRERPVPRRVARSGYRTARGANPFRQEQAEEAARGTWESNSEQEEATPEIAKRLGISPGDRVMRTRYGFRDAGEQMMLSTSWEPLAVTGRTPVMLPEEGPLGGCGVVERMAAIDVVVDNVVEEVGARPGLAEELLALGGVPGHVVLVIERTYYASGRAVETADVVVPADRYRIAYHLPVK; this is encoded by the coding sequence GTGACATTCGGTGAGCAGCCGGCCTATCTGCGCGTAGCCAGCGATCTGCGGGAGAAGATCGTGAGTGGTTCGCTGCCGCCGCACACCCGGCTCCCCTCGCAGGCCAGGATCCGCGAGGAGTACGGGGTTTCGGACACCGTGGCCCTGGAGGCCCGCAAGGTATTGATGGCCGAGGGCCTGGTCGAGGGCCGCTCGGGTTCGGGTACGTATGTGCGCGAGCGCCCGGTGCCGCGCCGGGTGGCCCGCTCCGGCTACCGCACCGCCAGGGGCGCCAACCCCTTCCGCCAGGAGCAGGCGGAGGAGGCGGCGCGCGGGACGTGGGAGTCGAACAGCGAGCAGGAGGAGGCGACCCCGGAGATCGCCAAGCGGCTCGGCATCAGCCCGGGCGACCGCGTGATGCGTACGCGGTACGGCTTCCGGGACGCGGGCGAGCAGATGATGCTGTCCACGTCGTGGGAGCCACTGGCCGTCACCGGGCGCACCCCGGTGATGCTGCCCGAGGAGGGGCCGCTCGGCGGATGCGGGGTGGTGGAGCGGATGGCCGCCATCGACGTGGTGGTGGACAACGTGGTGGAGGAGGTCGGCGCGCGCCCGGGGCTCGCGGAGGAGCTGTTGGCGCTCGGGGGCGTCCCCGGCCATGTCGTCCTCGTCATCGAGCGGACCTACTACGCCTCGGGGCGCGCGGTGGAGACGGCGGACGTGGTGGTCCCCGCCGACCGCTACCGGATCGCCTACCACTTGCCGGTGAAGTGA
- a CDS encoding SPOR domain-containing protein, with protein sequence MNDSGAVLSWLVIRQDDNGNQYRVGKYATRAEAQRIADSLDDRGHKQLYWVERIGAPAQQ encoded by the coding sequence ATGAACGACAGTGGTGCGGTGCTCTCCTGGCTGGTGATACGTCAGGACGACAACGGCAACCAGTACCGCGTCGGCAAATACGCCACGCGCGCGGAGGCACAGCGCATCGCCGACAGCCTCGACGACCGCGGGCACAAGCAGCTCTACTGGGTCGAACGGATCGGCGCGCCCGCCCAGCAGTGA
- a CDS encoding (deoxy)nucleoside triphosphate pyrophosphohydrolase, protein MNETVVVAGAVYDQGRLLAARRSAPPELAGRWELPGGKVEPGESAQQALVRELREELGIETEPLERIAGEWPLRPGLVLHAWTARLLDGEARPLQDHDELRWLAPDEADSVDWLPQDRPAVAEAVRILGKLSH, encoded by the coding sequence ATGAACGAGACCGTCGTGGTGGCCGGAGCCGTGTACGACCAAGGGCGCCTGCTCGCCGCCCGCCGCAGCGCCCCGCCCGAGCTGGCCGGCCGCTGGGAACTGCCCGGCGGCAAGGTGGAACCGGGCGAGAGCGCGCAACAGGCCCTCGTGCGCGAGCTGCGCGAAGAACTCGGCATCGAGACCGAGCCGCTGGAGCGGATCGCGGGGGAGTGGCCGCTCAGGCCCGGTCTCGTCCTGCACGCCTGGACCGCCCGCCTGCTCGACGGCGAGGCCCGCCCCCTCCAGGACCACGACGAACTGCGCTGGCTCGCGCCCGATGAGGCCGACAGCGTCGACTGGCTTCCCCAGGACCGTCCGGCGGTCGCCGAAGCCGTGCGCATTCTGGGGAAACTGAGTCATTAG
- a CDS encoding ATP-binding protein: MIGVIDTSGECAEWTFPAEPGAVRTARHAVRDALRGWDLDAGAVDVAVLLVSELVTNSLRHASGPIGVRLDRLDGTTLLVEVSDPLPDPPVERTAGIDDEGGRGMQLVACSARRWGTRRGRTGKTVWFELALHG, from the coding sequence GTGATCGGCGTGATCGACACCTCGGGCGAGTGCGCCGAGTGGACCTTCCCTGCTGAGCCGGGGGCCGTACGGACCGCACGGCATGCCGTGCGCGACGCGCTGCGCGGCTGGGACCTGGACGCCGGGGCGGTGGACGTGGCGGTCCTGCTGGTCAGCGAACTGGTGACCAACTCCCTTCGCCACGCATCGGGACCCATCGGCGTACGGCTCGACCGGCTCGACGGCACCACTCTTCTGGTGGAGGTCTCCGATCCGCTGCCGGATCCGCCCGTCGAACGCACCGCCGGAATCGACGACGAGGGCGGCCGGGGAATGCAGCTCGTGGCCTGTTCCGCCCGGCGCTGGGGAACCCGTCGCGGCAGAACAGGCAAGACCGTGTGGTTCGAGCTGGCTCTGCATGGTTAG